In a genomic window of Halococcus hamelinensis 100A6:
- a CDS encoding ABC transporter ATP-binding protein, whose protein sequence is MIRFDNVHKQYPDGTRAVDGHDFEVEEGTTTVLVGPSGCGKTTTMRLVNRLEEPTEGTIYYDGTDIEELEATDLRREIGYVIQDIGLFDHMTVGENVATVPELKGWEAERTADRVDELLELMGLPPEEFRDSYPGELSGGQQQRVGVARALAAGPDVMLMDEPFGALDPITREELQDEFLDIQKEIDTTIVFVTHDINEALKMGDKIAVMNEGKVVQYDTPTALLDNPKTKFVEEFIGPDRTLKRLRVLRVEEVMQAEIPDEHAAVVDAFQADDAVMADGGEIIPVSPGDTAQVALSRCIQAGVEALPVVEDADVVGIVTEAAIRDRQTGPA, encoded by the coding sequence ATGATTCGATTCGACAACGTACACAAACAGTATCCCGACGGAACGCGCGCGGTGGACGGACACGACTTCGAGGTCGAGGAGGGCACCACCACGGTGCTGGTTGGCCCCTCCGGCTGTGGGAAGACCACCACGATGCGGCTGGTCAACCGCCTCGAAGAACCCACCGAGGGCACGATATATTACGACGGTACCGACATCGAGGAGCTCGAAGCCACCGACCTCCGCCGGGAGATCGGCTACGTGATCCAGGACATCGGGCTGTTCGACCACATGACCGTCGGCGAGAACGTCGCCACGGTGCCCGAGCTCAAGGGCTGGGAGGCCGAGCGCACCGCCGACCGGGTGGACGAGCTCCTCGAACTCATGGGACTGCCCCCCGAGGAGTTCCGCGACAGCTATCCCGGCGAGCTCTCGGGCGGCCAGCAACAGCGCGTCGGCGTCGCCCGCGCGCTCGCGGCGGGCCCCGACGTCATGTTGATGGACGAGCCCTTCGGCGCGCTCGACCCCATCACCCGCGAGGAGCTTCAAGACGAGTTCCTCGATATCCAAAAGGAGATCGACACCACGATCGTCTTCGTGACCCACGACATCAACGAGGCGCTGAAGATGGGCGATAAGATCGCGGTGATGAACGAGGGGAAAGTCGTCCAGTACGACACGCCGACGGCGCTGCTCGACAACCCGAAGACCAAGTTCGTCGAGGAGTTCATCGGCCCGGATCGAACCCTCAAGCGGCTCCGCGTGCTCCGGGTCGAGGAGGTCATGCAGGCGGAGATACCCGACGAGCACGCGGCGGTGGTGGACGCCTTCCAGGCGGACGACGCCGTGATGGCCGACGGCGGTGAGATCATCCCGGTCTCGCCGGGCGACACCGCTCAGGTCGCGCTCTCGCGGTGTATCCAGGCCGGCGTGGAGGCGCTGCCGGTCGTCGAGGACGCCGACGTCGTCGGTATCGTCACCGAAGCCGCCATCAGGGACCGACAGACGGGGCCCGCCTGA
- the menD gene encoding 2-succinyl-5-enolpyruvyl-6-hydroxy-3-cyclohexene-1-carboxylic-acid synthase, with amino-acid sequence MSRDDGSDHGSPRGPPWPNRNTLWGHVIADEFAKAGVSAVCIAPGSRSTPLTVAFADHPGIEVFSHLDERSAAFFALGRAKRTGDPTPVLSTSGTATANFHPAVVEANQARVPLVVLTADRPPELRESGANQTVDQTELYGGAVRWYHELPEPEADGRKLRSVRVAVARAFATSRGTPPGPVHLNVPFEKPLEPVSVPGDVPEGFERDEPLAATGRDRPFVGVETGRPALDDGSLERVADALAAERGLVVAGPSTTLDAGAVADLAAATGFPVLADPLSGLRFGARLTDRDIPICGGYDSYLDAPNWPAPEVVVRLGASPTSKVLRGFLREAVRGSGTRQFVVDPAGEWREATFTADHLLVTDPNRLARDLVPLVEATGSERWRERFATAEREYWTLADAAHDEQFFEGTVLRDVLADAPDPATVFVSNSMTVRDADRFAEPRAADLTVLGNRGASGIDGIVSSALGAGSATDDPLVCVLGDLAYYHDMNGLLALSRCGVDATVVVVNNDGGGIFRMLPIADFEPPFTDQFRTPHGLDFAPTADLYGFEFVRTDDRAGFRDVYRASLASSGTQVVEARFDPEDSHRFRETVHDRVRDIFEE; translated from the coding sequence ATGAGCCGCGACGACGGGTCGGATCACGGCTCACCCCGCGGGCCGCCGTGGCCGAACCGCAACACGCTCTGGGGCCACGTCATCGCCGACGAGTTCGCGAAGGCGGGCGTGTCCGCGGTCTGCATCGCGCCCGGGAGCCGCTCGACGCCGCTGACGGTGGCGTTCGCCGACCACCCCGGCATCGAGGTCTTCAGCCATCTCGACGAGCGCTCGGCGGCCTTCTTCGCGCTCGGCCGGGCGAAGCGCACCGGCGACCCGACGCCCGTCCTCTCGACCTCGGGCACCGCGACCGCGAACTTCCATCCCGCCGTGGTCGAGGCGAACCAGGCCCGGGTCCCGCTGGTAGTGCTGACCGCCGACCGCCCGCCCGAACTCCGCGAGAGCGGCGCGAACCAAACCGTCGACCAGACCGAGCTCTACGGCGGGGCGGTCCGGTGGTATCACGAACTTCCCGAACCCGAAGCCGACGGCCGGAAACTCCGGTCGGTTCGGGTGGCGGTCGCACGCGCGTTCGCGACGAGTCGGGGGACCCCACCCGGTCCGGTCCACCTCAACGTTCCCTTCGAGAAACCCCTCGAACCGGTTTCGGTGCCCGGGGACGTGCCCGAGGGGTTCGAGCGCGACGAGCCGCTCGCCGCGACCGGCCGCGACCGACCGTTCGTCGGGGTCGAGACGGGCCGACCCGCGCTCGACGACGGCTCCCTCGAACGGGTGGCCGACGCGCTCGCGGCCGAGCGCGGGCTCGTCGTCGCGGGACCGAGCACCACCCTCGATGCCGGTGCGGTAGCCGACCTCGCCGCCGCGACGGGCTTTCCGGTACTCGCGGACCCGCTCTCGGGGCTTCGATTCGGTGCACGACTCACGGATCGCGATATCCCCATCTGCGGTGGCTACGACTCGTACCTCGATGCACCGAACTGGCCGGCCCCCGAAGTCGTGGTCCGACTGGGCGCGTCGCCGACCTCGAAGGTGCTCCGGGGGTTCCTCCGGGAGGCAGTCCGCGGGTCGGGGACCCGCCAGTTCGTGGTCGACCCGGCGGGCGAGTGGCGCGAGGCGACCTTCACCGCGGACCACCTCCTCGTGACCGACCCGAACCGACTCGCGCGCGACCTCGTGCCGCTGGTCGAGGCGACGGGAAGCGAGCGCTGGCGCGAGCGCTTCGCCACGGCCGAACGGGAGTACTGGACGCTCGCCGACGCGGCCCACGACGAGCAGTTCTTCGAGGGAACGGTACTCCGGGACGTTCTCGCCGACGCGCCGGACCCAGCGACGGTGTTCGTCTCGAACTCGATGACGGTGCGCGACGCCGACCGCTTCGCCGAACCGCGGGCTGCCGACCTCACGGTGCTCGGCAACCGCGGCGCGAGCGGCATCGACGGCATCGTCTCGTCGGCGCTCGGGGCCGGGAGCGCGACCGACGACCCGCTGGTGTGTGTGCTGGGCGACCTCGCCTACTACCACGACATGAACGGGCTGCTGGCGCTCTCGCGGTGTGGGGTCGACGCCACCGTCGTGGTCGTGAACAACGACGGCGGCGGGATCTTCCGAATGCTCCCGATCGCCGACTTCGAACCCCCGTTCACCGACCAGTTCCGGACCCCGCACGGACTGGATTTCGCGCCGACGGCCGACCTCTACGGCTTCGAGTTCGTCCGGACCGACGACCGCGCGGGGTTCCGGGACGTCTACCGCGCCTCGCTCGCGAGTTCGGGGACCCAGGTCGTCGAGGCCCGCTTCGACCCCGAGGACAGCCATCGCTTCCGGGAGACGGTCCACGACCGGGTTCGCGACATCTTCGAGGAGTAA
- a CDS encoding UPF0058 family protein, with protein MHKEELLELHEQMVNITEFVNNRDDVDPELFETYEKLGVTPDDVHKSKSEHKHAVFILGNALAEAMSDDEFSDAGRIGKRMRELASDAEHKL; from the coding sequence ATGCACAAGGAAGAACTCCTCGAACTCCACGAACAGATGGTGAACATCACGGAGTTCGTCAACAACCGCGACGACGTCGACCCGGAGCTGTTCGAGACCTACGAGAAGCTCGGCGTCACGCCCGACGACGTCCACAAGTCCAAAAGCGAGCACAAACACGCCGTCTTCATCCTCGGCAACGCGCTCGCCGAGGCCATGAGCGACGACGAGTTCTCCGACGCCGGCCGGATCGGCAAGCGGATGCGCGAACTCGCCTCCGACGCCGAACACAAGCTGTAA
- a CDS encoding ABC transporter permease codes for MGVLDVLVATWTYFVTNWDAFVGLFTRHVELVFVSEAVAILIAVPFGILAARNDRVKRVVEPVGNVAQTIPTLAIIALMLPILGIGFLPSVVGLFIYALLPILTNTIAGIENVDENTVDAARGMGMTDWEILRKVQLPLALPVIFGGIRTSTVLNVGTAYLAYFISGGGLGVWAIGGIQLFDTPRILAGAFAGAALAIALDGALALVERRLGTDSGAGQSAAATA; via the coding sequence ATGGGGGTGCTCGACGTTCTCGTGGCCACGTGGACCTACTTCGTGACCAACTGGGACGCGTTCGTCGGCCTCTTCACCAGACACGTCGAACTCGTGTTCGTCTCCGAGGCCGTGGCGATCCTCATCGCCGTGCCGTTCGGGATCCTCGCGGCGCGCAACGACCGGGTCAAACGCGTGGTCGAACCGGTCGGCAACGTCGCCCAGACGATCCCCACGCTCGCGATCATCGCCCTGATGCTGCCGATCCTCGGGATCGGCTTTCTCCCTTCGGTTGTGGGGCTGTTCATCTACGCGCTGCTCCCGATCCTCACGAACACCATCGCGGGGATCGAGAACGTCGACGAGAACACCGTCGACGCCGCCCGCGGGATGGGGATGACCGACTGGGAGATCCTCCGCAAGGTCCAGCTCCCGCTCGCGCTGCCCGTGATCTTCGGCGGGATCCGGACGAGCACGGTGTTGAACGTCGGGACGGCCTACCTCGCGTACTTCATCAGCGGCGGCGGGCTCGGAGTCTGGGCGATCGGCGGCATCCAGCTGTTCGACACCCCGCGTATCCTCGCGGGGGCGTTCGCGGGCGCGGCGCTCGCCATCGCGCTCGACGGCGCGCTCGCGCTGGTCGAACGACGGCTCGGGACCGACTCGGGGGCCGGCCAGTCGGCCGCCGCGACGGCCTGA
- a CDS encoding DUF7120 family protein: MAKVEITVPEQLEMQIARMVEEGEFLNRQEAVEDLLSAGMRAYQTSGPMDDEDEPGLEDDGMMGHDDEYVF; the protein is encoded by the coding sequence ATGGCCAAGGTAGAGATAACCGTCCCCGAGCAGCTCGAAATGCAGATCGCACGAATGGTGGAGGAGGGTGAGTTCCTCAACCGGCAGGAAGCCGTCGAGGACCTCCTCTCGGCCGGAATGCGTGCCTACCAGACGAGCGGCCCGATGGACGACGAGGACGAACCGGGGCTCGAAGACGACGGCATGATGGGCCACGACGACGAGTACGTCTTCTGA
- a CDS encoding isochorismate synthase yields MFARVRSTIAGFATRGRSRSKSPKDTLKNPPLEPFVMAQAGNEARPSGVDGGRLVSRTREVADRSFRAFLETASVPRVAWATPDGLELAGGGAAAVVSAEGPDRFDSLREDAARLFETVDRTGPPAARPRVVGGIAFDADHAPAPPWEGFPAAEFFLPAVQLTRADGRTWLSVTEYGPDATPEAVEERLDERAESVADLPMMSPSGGRPGVAATRRTTTKAEWTAGVERAVERIRTGDLRKVVLATALAADLETEIDLPAVLERFRRTYPECYRFLVQPTADAGFFGPPPERLVRMTGSRVETEALAGSAERGDTHEGDADLAAGLETDAKTVHEQALVAEAIADRLAPLGDVTVGERRVAKFANIQHLRTPITADLREETHVLDVVEALHPTPAVGGLPLERAREVIDETETFDRGWYAAPVGWFDAAGDGEFAVGLRSAVAGGRRATLFAGDGIVADSDPDAEWAELGPKFRPVLDELER; encoded by the coding sequence GTGTTCGCCCGGGTTCGCTCGACGATCGCCGGGTTCGCGACCCGGGGTCGGTCGCGCTCGAAGTCCCCGAAGGACACCCTCAAGAACCCGCCGCTCGAACCGTTCGTAATGGCACAGGCAGGAAACGAGGCCCGTCCATCAGGGGTCGATGGCGGCCGGCTGGTGAGCCGAACCCGCGAGGTGGCCGACCGCTCGTTCCGTGCGTTTCTGGAGACCGCGTCGGTGCCGCGGGTGGCGTGGGCGACCCCCGACGGGCTCGAACTCGCTGGCGGCGGAGCGGCGGCGGTCGTCAGTGCCGAGGGTCCCGACCGCTTCGATTCGCTCCGCGAGGACGCGGCACGGCTGTTCGAGACCGTCGATAGGACGGGGCCGCCCGCAGCCCGTCCGCGCGTCGTCGGCGGTATCGCGTTCGATGCGGACCACGCCCCCGCCCCGCCGTGGGAGGGCTTTCCGGCGGCGGAGTTCTTCCTGCCCGCAGTGCAGCTCACTAGAGCCGACGGCCGGACGTGGCTGAGCGTCACCGAGTACGGCCCCGACGCCACCCCCGAAGCGGTCGAGGAGCGCCTCGACGAACGGGCGGAGTCGGTCGCCGACCTCCCGATGATGTCGCCGAGCGGCGGTCGGCCCGGCGTCGCCGCCACACGCCGGACGACCACGAAAGCCGAGTGGACCGCCGGCGTCGAACGCGCCGTCGAGCGGATCCGAACCGGCGACCTCCGGAAGGTGGTGCTCGCCACCGCGCTGGCGGCCGACCTCGAAACCGAGATCGACCTCCCCGCGGTGCTCGAACGGTTCCGGCGGACCTATCCCGAGTGTTATCGGTTCCTGGTCCAGCCGACCGCCGACGCCGGTTTCTTCGGTCCGCCGCCCGAACGGCTCGTCCGGATGACCGGCTCCCGGGTCGAGACCGAGGCGCTCGCGGGGTCGGCCGAGCGTGGCGACACCCACGAGGGCGACGCCGACCTCGCGGCGGGGCTCGAAACCGACGCGAAGACCGTTCACGAACAGGCCCTGGTCGCCGAGGCGATCGCCGACCGCCTCGCGCCGCTGGGCGACGTCACGGTCGGCGAGCGCCGGGTCGCGAAGTTCGCGAACATCCAGCACCTCCGAACCCCGATCACCGCCGACCTCCGTGAGGAGACCCACGTTCTCGACGTGGTCGAAGCGCTTCACCCGACCCCCGCCGTCGGCGGGCTGCCGCTGGAGCGCGCACGCGAGGTGATCGACGAGACCGAGACCTTCGACCGCGGCTGGTACGCAGCGCCCGTCGGCTGGTTCGACGCCGCGGGCGACGGCGAGTTCGCGGTCGGGCTCCGGTCGGCGGTCGCGGGCGGGCGTCGCGCCACCCTCTTCGCGGGCGACGGCATCGTCGCGGACTCGGACCCCGACGCGGAGTGGGCCGAGCTCGGCCCGAAGTTCCGGCCCGTGCTCGACGAACTCGAACGATGA